Below is a genomic region from Isosphaeraceae bacterium EP7.
GGGTAGTGCCATCGCCAGTGGCCGTCGAGGGCCTCGAACAGCGTGAGCCCGTCGACGGCCAGGTCGCTATCGAGGTGATCGGCCGCATTCAGGACGAGCGGGACGCGGACGAGCGATGACCAGGCGATCGCCAGGATCAAGATCGCCCAGGGCCAGAGCGGGCGTCGCGGCGTCGCGGCGATGGGGTCGATCATTGGTCGGGGTTTCTGCCGCCTCAGTCACAATGTTGGATCAGGGAAAGAAGTCGGCCACGGCGCAGCGGAAGCCTGGAAGCTCGGGCAGGTTTTCCAGGGTATCCGAATCTTCGTAGGTCAGCGGGGCTTGCTCATCTCCGCGGTAGAGTACGACCTTCTTCGACTTGGGATAAACGATCAAGACGACCATCACGCCGACATTCAGATATTCTCCCACCTTCGTCAGGATTTCGCCGCGACGATCGCCGGGCGAGACAAGCTCGACGACGAGATCCGGAGGAATTTCTGGGAGGATGATCGTCACATCAATCGGAAGACGAGCAAAGCTGAAATAAGAAACGTCGGCCCCGCGTACCGAGTCGGGGCCAGCCGTGGT
It encodes:
- a CDS encoding Uma2 family endonuclease, with amino-acid sequence MATSTEEAKVPPPIGEPLMTADQYMDLPDDGRRLELVRGKVVEMSPPNFLHGFVCSKINRILGNFGHETGHGYALCNDTAVKTTAGPDSVRGADVSYFSFARLPIDVTIILPEIPPDLVVELVSPGDRRGEILTKVGEYLNVGVMVVLIVYPKSKKVVLYRGDEQAPLTYEDSDTLENLPELPGFRCAVADFFP